Below is a genomic region from Hevea brasiliensis isolate MT/VB/25A 57/8 chromosome 3, ASM3005281v1, whole genome shotgun sequence.
TGCTATTGAAGGAACACTtataattaacatctacaattttATATTTTTGGTGAACCTTTGTTCCAATATTTGGTGTTCATTTGTTCCAATATTTGGTGTTGGATCAAACCATTTACATTTAAACACAACAGTTCTCTTTATGAGTGATCCCAAGTACTCTATGCATATAACTTAAACCAACTGTCCATAATAGTTGCTTTTGTTAGTTGTGTAATTTATTCCCTTTATGCACACACTGTTATTCATCATTGCCATATCTGTATTATGACTCTTAATGTGAAATTTAAATACGTTCACTACATAGCCACTATAAGCCATAACTTTTCTGAATGAACCCTTTAAAAGGTCCAATAAAAATTGGTTTGAAATATTGTTTAATGGATCAAGTTCgtcaaattattttattttatttttttttacaaaaagggAGAAAAACACACAACAAACCAAACAACCCAAAATGTGGGGTAGCTCACATCACAAATGTTATGGAGAAGGAGCCCGTTAATGCTAATAGGAGGGTCCTGCGGCTAAGTTACTTCCAAAGGCATTGAATGCCCAAACCGAGCAAGCCAATCAGCACTCATTTTACTCTCTCTTTATATATGCTTAACATGAGTAGTCCAATCCTTGTTGATCAAGTCCTTGATACCATTAAGAATCCTGAAATAAGGACTGCTCAAAATATATCCATTCAGAAAAGAGACCACTGCTGCATTATCAGATTGTACAACCAAACAACGAATCCTTTTCTCCTAAGCCACTTGTAAACCAAGCAGAACTCCCCAAAGCTCAGCAGCCATTATGGAATAAATACCCAAATTAGCAGTAAAACCTCCCACCCAAGCTCCAGTACTATTTCTTAATAACCTCCCGCAGAAGCTTGCATAGAGGAGCAAAAAAGGAACCATCTGAATTCAGTTTAAACCAACCAAACTCTGAAGGCCTCCAACCAAACCAATGAAGATCTCGCTAAAAACAACCTCGACTAACAATCCCCAAACTGTCAACAGCACTAACATATTAATTAGCATAATTCACAATCAAAGCCTGAGCATCAAAAGGCCTAAAACCATCTCCCTCAAAAAGAAAAGAGTTATGCCATTTCTAGAGGAACCAACTAACTACTCCAAAAAGAATATTCCATTGAACACCCTCAACTATCATATCAGACATACACAGATTATTAGCACGTCAATTGTCCATACTCATTTCCGAAAAGAAATAGACATTTGAATTCCTAGAAACTAAGCAATCCCAGACTCTCCTAGCAACCAAGCAATCACGAAGAACAAGCAAAATAGTCTCAGAAAATAGATAACAGCATGGACAACCCTCATCAACTGCCATATGCCTTTGCTTCCTCTCCGAATGAGTGAGAATATGATTTTGAGATACCAACCAAAGAAAACGGATTCGTTCAGGACCTGGCCAACTTCACACTTACCTCCATTTCCTATCATTAAGATGCCAACTAGAATTATTCATAGCTACATAAGCAGACCTGACGTTGAAAGTACCATTTTTAAAGTATCCCCAATAAATAGTATCCTTCACATTACTACCCCCCGAAACCCGAATTGCAACAATTCTCAACAAAATATTGGCAAGGAGAAGATGACTAAAATGACCCCATTTCCAGTTATCCTCCTCATTCACAAAGTCCTTTACCATACACTTAGCTTCTGCTACATAAATAGGAACCAGAGCATAAGAAAACAAGGGCCCACAACCATGAAACACCTattaaataggagaaaagaaatttCTTTTCAAAAAGTTCCTTGAAACCCCTTTAAATTGAGGATTTAACTTATTtgacaaaagatttcaaattataatttttcgtTAAATGAAAAAGAAAGGTGTTCAACAAATATTAACTTGGTAAGTTCTCCCttcacagttttttttttttccctccaaAATACTTATATAATAGCAATTATGAAGAGAAAAATTGATGAATTTGTGTTTGTTTCTAATCTATCTGCGTCTCCATATCGACCAAATATCTACGTGGGAGATGTCACCTAAAAGTCTTTTAACTACTTATTATCTTGAATTTAAATACTTTCTCATAATTGTTACATTTtactttaaatttattattttaataaattttaataaaatgcaGCTTGAAGCTGGCTTTGTCATGGATGAATTGTTATGGATGGAAGAAGTTCCTCCTTCCATTAGTGATGTTATTCACGCGGATTTTCATCATCGTTGAGTATTTCTATTCAATGATTTGGCTCTAGTtctaaaaataaacaaataaaaaatgcAACTTTGAAGAAAATTTTCACCTCACTCAGGATCTGTTCGAGTGTGAGCATGAGAGCATTGTCTTCTCCTCTTCTAAATTGATAAATTATCATATGCTTATACAAAAAAAATGTTAATTTGTTACTTAAATTAGCAGTCGggaataattattaaattcataatttaagtcaattaaattattcaaattaataaatgaaaataattaaatccAAATTTACCTATATAAAATACAAAACAAAAaactatttaatattttataatttattttaaaatttattaaaaattataataaattaatttttttttctctatatgTTCTTTCTCTGAGTTTTTTTCTATTACGTCCTTTTTATTTCctcaaaaaatataataattaaaaataaaatttaattagaaataaaataaaaaacacctacaatttatttttatctctatatttaatactaaaattaaaattaataatttattaaatattcagTCATTCTagcattaaaatttttttgaaaagaTTTTCTTCAAAAATTGCTTTTTTAGCAGGAACttcttaaaaatataaaaaacttATTTGTGTTCTTAAATCCTGAAAAttactttttatattttatcaaaattaatgatttaatttttatatatttaaaacctAACTaaaatagattatattttataaaattaaattctttattttttaataaatttttattaaagaaaacgttaataaatttattttagtcATAATTAGAGATATTAAGTAATATAGATAGTTAAAATTAGAGGAATCGAAAATATTTAAGATGAAATAAGtttattaacaattttttttttactaaagaTTAAATagcttaattttataataaattttaattatttttcaaaaagtGGGATTGAATAATTAATTTTGGCAAAATATTGGGCCTgatagtaattaaaaaaaaaaaaatcaattctaCCTACCAGGCCCAGCCATGGCGCCCTGTGCCTAAGATTTAAACCAATCTTAGCAAGCTTTTCTTCTTCTCCTCAACCATCAGTCTCTTTTCTTCTGCGCTCCAAATCCTTCCTCAAATCCTCAAATTCTTGTACCAGCTCCTGgtaatttctctctctctctctctctctctctctctctatatatatatatatatatatatatatatatatatatctgtgcTTCATTGGTTTTGGGTTTTTCTTGGAAGGCCAGAAGGCAAGAGGATGCATATTTAAAGCCTTGGCTATGTAATCTTTGTTTAATTTTTCAGTTTATAGTGGGAATTCGGAAGTGAAGAGCTAACAAAATTTGAAGATTTTGAGGCGCAAATTGGAAGAGTTGGGTATTGAAATGGATACGGTTACTCCTGGAAAACTTAATCACTTTCTATGTCCAATGGTAAAGCTTTTTTATATGTTAATTAGTTGTCATGTCAATGTTGCCTTTGTTTAGCTTCTACTTGGAATTCAAAAGATTTAATACTTAGAATGTCTTCTTCTTttggtttaatttttttatttgttgaTTGTATGGCTATTATGCAAAAATATTGTTAGCTTTAAAGCTTAATTACGCATAATCAATTATTAGAAATGGTTGATGACAGACTCTTTGGTCacaaaagtaaaaaaaaagtTTCATAATTTATGTCAAAAGCAAAAAAAGtttcataatttatgtaaataattttcatATAAGCAGATTACCTtaatactctctctctctctctctctctctctctctctctctctctctctctcttcattcaTTGCTTCAAAATTTAGTCGTTTTCATGAGTTAGAATATTAGTGTCAAAAGATATTATTATTTCCAAACAGTGATCATATCAGTGTAAAATGATTTTGTAGATGGTTAGAGTATTTTTGTGGATGAACAATATAATTAATCACAGTCACTCATGCACAGACACACACAGGCAGGTGAACATATCTTACCTACCTGATTGTTATTATCAGGCAAGCACACAACATTTGTTACACTTGGAGGGATAGACAGAGTGAGCATCTTTTCCTGTTTGTTTGTGAATGTGTTATGGCACctcattttttttaaaactatgtCTTGTAAATTGTCATTATTGTTAGATGCAAGTCAATTTATATGTTTTATAACTTGCAGATTTGTGTTAGAAAGGTGCAAAATAAGGTCATTGTAGCCATAAGCGTTGCCTTATCCAATAGGAGGTATGAGAAACTCACTATTTTTGTGGTGTGGGAATCCAAATTATTgggatctaaaaatatatttcaGATTTTTGGTAGTTTATTCTAGCATGGCAACACTTTCACCATGGTTTTGCAGATCATAATAGGATTTCTTAATGGAAGTTCACTTTTTTCTGATACTCTAGCAATAATTTGTTAaaccattttaggtaaattacacCACTGATTATTGAATACTATACTTTGCTCTAATTTTAATTCTGGTAACATGTAATAAAACTTCAATCTGTATCAATATGGTAACAAGACTGTTTGATTAGTTGCAATAGGCCCATCCCTTCCAAACACTTCCTCTCAAACAAGAATTGCTGGGCACCAATATTAACCAGGAGAAGACTGGAGCCTATTGGGTCTCGCTTTCTCTCTTGCTATCGCAACTCCAGGCTCCTAATTCTACAATCAGGTATCTAAGCTTTGTCTTTACTTGTATAGCATCATTTTCTTAAGATTGATAAAGTTTGGTTGATCTTTGAAGCTAACAGAACAGGATTAGAAAAGCATAAAGTGAGGATCTTGAAGCAGAAAATGGAACTTCTTGGGATTAACTGCAATGATTCTTGCATACCTGGAAATTACAGTAACTTGCTTTGTCCCAAGGTAAACCATTTCATTAATTCCATTGTAAATGCTTTTGCTTGTAATATGTTACTACTCTGCTGCACATTTTTTGTGTATGGATtctttatatatatgtatttcCTAGAACAATAGAGGGTGGCTTTGATGTAATGATAAGATTACTCCATTTGTGACCTAGAGGTCATGGGTTTGAGCCACGGAAATGGCCTATCAACAAAGCAGGGGTAAGGCTGTGTACATCAACCCTTCCCCAAAGCCCACAAATGCAGGATGCTTTGTGCAATGGGTGACCCTTTTTCCATTGCCCAATTACCCTCAAAGtggttcttttcttttctcatttgctACAAAAACTTGGGTTGAATATTAATATAAGTTCATCAGCCAATTCATTccacattaaatttttttttttcaaactgtTTGTTATGTTTATTTGATTCACTTATAGCTTTGGTAATGTAGTGCAAAGGTGGCAGATCAATAGAGAGGAGTTTATCTGTACATATTGTCGAAGATGCGTAAGCTTCTTATGCTATTTTTCTTTCTTATGCCTATAGATGTGTTTGACTGTTTTAATGGGTTTATTATtgaaccatgtttgaagtttgcAATGGGATTTCTATAGGGATTTTGCAATGTGGCGGTGTTACCGTACTTGCTGTGGATGGGCAGGACAGGTGACacaatgtgtgtgtgtgtgtgtgtatattctGTTTCTATTTAGATTTTAGAAAAATTAGAAAATGAGAAAACCTCAAGAGATCGATAACTTTTGGTTTCAGGCTTTTGCAGATGGTAGAGTGACAATTGAAGGAATGAACATAATTTTCAAAGTCAGTTCCCCTAGGCAAATAACAGCTGAGGGCATAATACTAGAACCAATAGGTGAGAAGGTACTAAGATTGTCTTTGTTTTCTTCTCTTTCAATCAGGTTATTATAGATAGTAAAATTAGCTGCTTAAGtgtgtgtttttttttatttttattttaactgTTTTAAATGTTTGCATGCATACAGTAATTTCGAAGGTCTTCTAGAATCATGCATTTCATTGTGATCTTCTCAAAAGGTAGCAAGTTAAACCTATATGATTGGCCATGTCTACACTTATTGGAAGATGGTTGGAATGCATATAAGTGAAAATGTGACATTTCATCGCATTACCTGATATCCTAATTAGCAAAATGAAGTTTTGAAATCACTATAATTAAAACATGAATATTGCGAAAACTAAGATACAGAAAATTATAATCACTAcctttttgttttttaatttttctttctgaAGTCTTGATAGAACTGTTGGTATGTAATTGACATTCGGAATCACTTGTTTTCTTTTTCAGCTAATTGCATATTTTGGTGATAGAATGATATCTGAAGAAACCCTCAGGAGAAATTCTGTTATGCAGATGGCTGGCAATCAGGTACCTGAAGTTCATCAACTTCATCATTTTATGTTACTAATTTAATTTGGCATGTGATTATGGATAAATCTTTGTCATACAATGGATACTTGACTTAACTGGAAGTTGCATTGCCAAGGGAAACTTAAAATCTTAGAGGTTCATGCTTTTGTACTAGATGTGAAAATCACTGTAAATCATTGTCAGATATTTCATTATGTTCTTTGGGCCAATCATATTCTTAAATGTTGTCCTTTAAATTCTGTtaggaataaaaatattttatatcatTCAAGGGAATTAGTGTGAGAACTATGATGTGTCATCACTCAATTGAGGTAGCCAAGTGGGCTAACTGTTTCTGCGTTAAGTTAGCAGCAAATGGAATTGCACGGATCACTTTCTGCTTGTTATTTAAGTGTACTAACATTTCTTTCTAATCTTTCAACAGACATATTTTGTCTTATCTCTTCATGGAACCCTCAAATTGAAAACTATTTTTGCATGTGGACTATGGAGTCCAATATAAATGATCAACTGTCCACTGCTTTGACCTCCCTATGTCCCTGTTAACTCTTGCCATCTTCTTGGTTAAATCTGCATGCCTTGCCAAGGTACTAAAGCACATATTAGGCTAA
It encodes:
- the LOC110657047 gene encoding primase homolog protein isoform X6, with protein sequence MDTVTPGKLNHFLCPMICVRKVQNKVIVAISVALSNRSCNRPIPSKHFLSNKNCWAPILTRRRLEPIGSRFLSCYRNSRLLILQSVWLIFEANRTGLEKHKVRILKQKMELLGINCNDSCIPGNYSNLLCPKCKGGRSIERSLSVHIVEDADFAMWRCYRTCCGWAGQAFADGRVTIEGMNIIFKVSSPRQITAEGIILEPIGEKLIAYFGDRMISEETLRRNSVMQMAGNQGIIAFTYRRNGVLIGCKYRTMEKNFWQDKGTEKWLYGLDDINEATEIVIVEGEIDKLSVEEAGFRNCVSVPGGAPQIVSTKDLPSWEKDKAYQYLWNCKEYLDKVSRIILATDGDVCGQALAEELARRLGKERCWLVQWPKKDHSSCFKDANEVLKCLGPNALREVIETAELYQVCTINQLI
- the LOC110657047 gene encoding primase homolog protein isoform X2; the encoded protein is MDTVTPGKLNHFLCPMICVRKVQNKVIVAISVALSNRRPIPSKHFLSNKNCWAPILTRRRLEPIGSRFLSCYRNSRLLILQSVWLIFEANRTGLEKHKVRILKQKMELLGINCNDSCIPGNYSNLLCPKCKGGRSIERSLSVHIVEDALQWDFYRDFAMWRCYRTCCGWAGQAFADGRVTIEGMNIIFKVSSPRQITAEGIILEPIGEKLIAYFGDRMISEETLRRNSVMQMAGNQGIIAFTYRRNGVLIGCKYRTMEKNFWQDKGTEKWLYGLDDINEATEIVILLFNALVLLKVEGEIDKLSVEEAGFRNCVSVPGGAPQIVSTKDLPSWEKDKAYQYLWNCKEYLDKVSRIILATDGDVCGQALAEELARRLGKERCWLVQWPKKDHSSCFKDANEVLKCLGPNALREVIETAELYQVCTINQLI
- the LOC110657047 gene encoding primase homolog protein isoform X1 translates to MDTVTPGKLNHFLCPMICVRKVQNKVIVAISVALSNRSCNRPIPSKHFLSNKNCWAPILTRRRLEPIGSRFLSCYRNSRLLILQSVWLIFEANRTGLEKHKVRILKQKMELLGINCNDSCIPGNYSNLLCPKCKGGRSIERSLSVHIVEDALQWDFYRDFAMWRCYRTCCGWAGQAFADGRVTIEGMNIIFKVSSPRQITAEGIILEPIGEKLIAYFGDRMISEETLRRNSVMQMAGNQGIIAFTYRRNGVLIGCKYRTMEKNFWQDKGTEKWLYGLDDINEATEIVILLFNALVLLKVEGEIDKLSVEEAGFRNCVSVPGGAPQIVSTKDLPSWEKDKAYQYLWNCKEYLDKVSRIILATDGDVCGQALAEELARRLGKERCWLVQWPKKDHSSCFKDANEVLKCLGPNALREVIETAELYQVCTINQLI
- the LOC110657047 gene encoding primase homolog protein isoform X7 produces the protein MDTVTPGKLNHFLCPMICVRKVQNKVIVAISVALSNRSCNRPIPSKHFLSNKNCWAPILTRRRLEPIGSRFLSCYRNSRLLILQSVWLIFEANRTGLEKHKVRILKQKMELLGINCNDSCIPGNYSNLLCPKCKGGRSIERSLSVHIVEDALQWDFYRDFAMWRCYRTCCGWAGQAFADGRVTIEGMNIIFKVSSPRQITAEGIILEPIGEKLIAYFGDRMISEETLRRNSVMQMAGNQGIIAFTYRRNGVLIGCKYRTMEKNFWQDKGTEKWLYGLDDINEATEIVILLFNALVLLKVEGEIDKLSVEEAGFRNCVSVPGGAPQIVSTKDLPSWEKDKAYQYLWNCKEYLDKVSRIILATDGDVCGQALAEELARRLGKERFSSV
- the LOC110657047 gene encoding primase homolog protein isoform X5, coding for MDTVTPGKLNHFLCPMICVRKVQNKVIVAISVALSNRSCNRPIPSKHFLSNKNCWAPILTRRRLEPIGSRFLSCYRNSRLLILQSVWLIFEANRTGLEKHKVRILKQKMELLGINCNDSCIPGNYSNLLCPKCKGGRSIERSLSVHIVEDALQWDFYRDFAMWRCYRTCCGWAGQAFADGRVTIEGMNIIFKVSSPRQITAEGIILEPIGEKLIAYFGDRMISEETLRRNSVMQMAGNQGIIAFTYRRNGVLIGCKYRTMEKNFWQDKGTEKWLYGLDDINEATEIVIVEGEIDKLSVEEAGFRNCVSVPGGAPQIVSTKDLPSWEKDKAYQYLWNCKEYLDKVSRIILATDGDVCGQALAEELARRLGKERCWLVQWPKKDHSSCFKDANEVLKCLGPNALREVIETAELYQVCTINQLI
- the LOC110657047 gene encoding primase homolog protein isoform X3, with amino-acid sequence MDTVTPGKLNHFLCPMICVRKVQNKVIVAISVALSNRSCNRPIPSKHFLSNKNCWAPILTRRRLEPIGSRFLSCYRNSRLLILQSANRTGLEKHKVRILKQKMELLGINCNDSCIPGNYSNLLCPKCKGGRSIERSLSVHIVEDALQWDFYRDFAMWRCYRTCCGWAGQAFADGRVTIEGMNIIFKVSSPRQITAEGIILEPIGEKLIAYFGDRMISEETLRRNSVMQMAGNQGIIAFTYRRNGVLIGCKYRTMEKNFWQDKGTEKWLYGLDDINEATEIVILLFNALVLLKVEGEIDKLSVEEAGFRNCVSVPGGAPQIVSTKDLPSWEKDKAYQYLWNCKEYLDKVSRIILATDGDVCGQALAEELARRLGKERCWLVQWPKKDHSSCFKDANEVLKCLGPNALREVIETAELYQVCTINQLI
- the LOC110657047 gene encoding primase homolog protein isoform X4, whose translation is MDTVTPGKLNHFLCPMICVRKVQNKVIVAISVALSNRSCNRPIPSKHFLSNKNCWAPILTRRRLEPIGSRFLSCYRNSRLLILQSVWLIFEANRTGLEKHKVRILKQKMELLGINCNDSCIPGNYSNLLCPKCKGGRSIERSLSVHIVEDADFAMWRCYRTCCGWAGQAFADGRVTIEGMNIIFKVSSPRQITAEGIILEPIGEKLIAYFGDRMISEETLRRNSVMQMAGNQGIIAFTYRRNGVLIGCKYRTMEKNFWQDKGTEKWLYGLDDINEATEIVILLFNALVLLKVEGEIDKLSVEEAGFRNCVSVPGGAPQIVSTKDLPSWEKDKAYQYLWNCKEYLDKVSRIILATDGDVCGQALAEELARRLGKERCWLVQWPKKDHSSCFKDANEVLKCLGPNALREVIETAELYQVCTINQLI